AACTTAGATATTGAGGGCAATCGTGCAACCATTCTTGTCGGAGATTCTAAGGAAGGGTGGATTACAGCTCTTGAACTGTACTTCAAGCTTTTAACATCCTTCCTTTACAAAAATGTAGAGCATATTACCGTGAATTTTGATCATGTGCGTGGAAAAGGAGAAAAACTCGTCCGCTTTGGTGGTACATCTTCTGGTCATACGTCACTAGAAACCATGTTCCATAAGGTTCACAAAGTCATGATGAAGACGAATGGGAAGCTGATGCCCATTGATGCTCTTGATATCGGCAACATTATTGCGGAAAACGTTGTTTCTGGAGGTGTCCGGAGAAGCTCAGAAATTAACCTTGCCTCAAAGGATGATATGGACATCGAACATGCCAAAAACAACATGTACTATCAGGAAAACGGTGAATGGAAAGAAAACCAGGACATTCTTCATCGGCGCATGAGCAATAATTCCATCTTTTATGAAGACAAGCCTACTAGAGAGGAACTTCATGAGAATTTTAAGAACATGAGGTTCACAGGCGAACGTGGCTTCGTCAATGCAAAAGCTGGAAGAAAACGCAGAGAAGATTTTGCAGGCTTAAATCCGTGCGCGGAGATTCTTTTAGCGGATCGAGGGCTTTGCAATCTCTCGACTGTCAATATGCTGTCCTTTGTGGAGGATGGGGAACTTCAAAAAACGAAGCTGTATCGTGCGTTTGAGCTGTCCGCTCGCCTCGGTTTCCGAATGACTCTTCCGGAGCTTGAAATTGAACGTTGGAACGCACAGAAAGAGAAAGATCGCTTAATTGGATGTTCTGTCACAGGCTACTTTGACATGGTGGACGCAGTGGGACTAACGACAGAAGAACAAATTGATTTGTTACGCACGCTGAAACGTATCGTTCGTAACACTGTAGACGAGTACGCGAAAAAATTGGGCGTCAACCCTTCGCTTCTCGCAACAACGGTAAAACCTGAAGGGACGTTGAGCCAGCTTCCTTCGGTGTCTTCAGGCATCCATCGAAGCCATTCACCTTTCTTTATTCGACGGGTTCGTATTTCTGCACACGATCCTCTCGCTAAGGTTGTCACTGCACTTGGCTATCCTATTCTTCCTGAATCGGGACAGACATGGGAAAATGCAGCAACTCTCGTTGTTGAATTTCCTGTTCAATCAACGGCTAAAGTCGTCAAAGCCCAAGTAAGCGCCATCGAACAACTGGAAACGTATAAAATGTTTCAAGACCACTACACGGAACATAACACCTCCATCACAGTCACCGTTCGCTCTGATGAATGGGAGGACGTTGAACAATGGGTTTGGGAGCATTGGGACAATGTAGTTGCTGTTTCGTTCTTGCCGTTAGACGATGCCGTGTACCCGTTAATGCCTTATGAAGAGATCACTGAAGAAGAGTACTATAAACGCAAAGTAGAGATGAAGCCATTCGACGCATCGCTTCTAAATGAATTCGAAAAAACACAGCAAGAATTAGACCTCGGTTCTGATGGGTGTGACACAGGCGCTTGTCCCGTTCGGTAAATAGAATTTACAAAAACGGTCGTACGTCATCTTTGACGTCGACCGTTTTTTACATTGCATATAATAGAATTGCTGGGATTCACTAATGTGAACCAAAAATGAGGACTCATTTGTCGTTATAGTATACAACTACCCCAACAATATTCATGCTCTATTAATGTAAAAGATTTACTCCAAATGCAGCTAATACGCCAACCAAAATGGAACCTAGAATAATTGAAATGGTGATCCACAAACTCACATAACTCTTATTAACGCCTGCCGCTAGCGGAATACCCGCTGCTAAGTGGAACCCTAAGATGATACCTGCTAAGGATACGCCAGGAACCCCATACTTCTCAAAATACCCTCTTGCTTTAATCGCACGTTTACTTGGTTCTTTTTTCTTTTGCTTCTTTTTAGCCATTTTAGAACGAAGCTTACTCACACCCCAAATAAACGCCATAACAGACAACCAGTTCCCCGCTGCTGCCGTGATAACGACTGGTATCGTAGGTGTTCCTAAAATAACGCCAAACGGTATTGCCCCATGAGCTTCAAAAAATGGGATCAGAGAAAGAACAAAGAGGCATAGCAATTGCAAAAATATGTTCCCTTCCAGACCAGGAAATACATTAAAATAAGTCTCTTGTAATTCATGTAGCATGTAAAAGCTCCTCTCATATAATCTCAAATTTTTTTTTTGATTCGTCCAGACAATTTGAAAATAGGCATGTCTATTCCCTTCTCTAAGCTGGACAATTACTGAAATAAATCTTTTTCGTCAAGATTTCATTTCATCTTTGTTCATCAAATACCTCCGAACAATCTGCCAAGTTTTGTTGTCATACCCATACTATACACATGCCAAGTTTTGTTGTCAAATATTTTGTGCGAGTCATGCGTGTTAACAACACCAAGAGGAAAAGCAATCTCAACGAATGAACAAATATTCATTAACAAATGAATCTCGGCAGGCAGGATCGTTTAACGCTTGCGAAAGACCAAAAAACATCATAAAAAAACGCGTGCTAGAGGTTCCTTCCCCCAGCACGCGTTTTCGACGATTGTATTAGCTATACTTCACACTGCAGCTTGAACGGTAACACGACAACCAGCCAGCAAAGCCAATAATAGCTACGGCCGTAATGCCCACTACTTTACAAGTCTTATTCATCCTCAGCCACCTCCGTAAGTATGCCTTCTGCTCTTTACTATACCATGTATGACAGCGAAACCAATTTACAGCATGGTTACATTATGGAAACTTGATGACCGATCGGAAATCACTGCCTCTTAGCATATATTTGCTTAAACGTTTTGTAGAAAATAAATGTAAATAATTAATAAAATGTAGGCTGTCCCTATGCTCACTATCAGTGTAGCGATGACAACCCTCCAGTTAATGCGAGAATGATTCTGCGCCTGGATTTTACTAAGCGTCTCTTCAATTTTAGTTAACCTCTGCTGTATCTCCTCAATCGTTTTTTCATTGTCCACCTTCATTCAATCCTTTCAGCATAATGTCAATCTCCCCTATTTCACGCACTTGGATACCCGATCAATCCTTGGTTCAGCCGCTTGCACGTGGCGATGGCCCCCTCGGCATCAATGGGCTCATGGGTCGTCCAAATGGTGTATTGAAACTCATAGAAACCTGACAAATCAACTTTAAAATTGGTTTCCCAAAAATTGTTCATCGCCCATGAGTAGAGGGGTTCGTTTTGTAGTTTAGGATTCGACTCGTGTAAAGTCACAGCTTTCGCCTTTAAGGATCCTAGCGTGATTAACGGTACATCCTTTATCGCGATGTGCACCGTCTTTTTCGGAGCGACATACGCAGCACCGTCCTGGATCAGGTAAAATGCTTCGTTGGAATACGGAAGCTGGTCAATGCCCGGACGTAGGATACAGCCTGTTTTCTCAATCCACATTTCTTCCTCATGGCCAGTCATAAACGGTAGGGCGATATAGAGATTTTCCGGCTCCCAACAGCTGTCCTTATGGAAGCGAACCATGACATCCAACTTCGGCACATGCCAATAAGCCTTCAGCACGACCTGATACATTTTAGTGCCCTCAAGCGTAAAGGACAGTAGCATCTCAACATATAGCTTGTTTTTTGTTTTCACTTCAATGTTACAGAGTTTGCTTACGTACCGCTTCGTTGCTACACTTTTGCGATTACGGCCCATTTTCCTTCGCACGTCCGTCGCTGACGTCTCGATTGGTGTCCATTCATAAATGCCCGCAAATGGGGCGTGTTCGCGTTGTGGATGAAGTAGGCTTGTCCTATCTTTTCGGTCAACGATGTCCTGGATGCCCGTTGTTTCATCAAACACGATGTGATAAAACTCATTTTGCAGCTCATAGACTGTCGCTTTTTCCGTGTTGGTCGCGAGCTCCACATCACGGATGCCTTCAGCCCCCATCGACGCATGTCGTTCCGAGAGAATGGCTGGAGAGGTTTGCTGAAGCACGAGCTGTACCCTTTTCTCTTCGCGAGGCGAAAGCCCAACTTCCACCTCGATTTCAATAGCGCGAGAAATTGGATTGAGCGCTGATGGCAAAACATTCCCCTTCTCGTCCACCACGGCCAGTCGACGACGAACATTCACATCATTGACTGGTTCCCCGTCAACCATCTCCCAATATTCAATCTCAATCGTGACCACGTCATGCACAGCAATATCATGAGGATTTATGATTCGAAACGCCTTGTCGCGATTTGCAGAGATGGACACCTCCGCTTTGCCTGCAAGAATACGATCGAGATTTTCTGCTGCGGCAA
This portion of the Aureibacillus halotolerans genome encodes:
- a CDS encoding small multi-drug export protein, translated to MLHELQETYFNVFPGLEGNIFLQLLCLFVLSLIPFFEAHGAIPFGVILGTPTIPVVITAAAGNWLSVMAFIWGVSKLRSKMAKKKQKKKEPSKRAIKARGYFEKYGVPGVSLAGIILGFHLAAGIPLAAGVNKSYVSLWITISIILGSILVGVLAAFGVNLLH
- the nrdJ gene encoding ribonucleoside-triphosphate reductase, adenosylcobalamin-dependent; this encodes MTTITKFHYLANEFLATYASRRVPFTELGEFVYLRTYSRFLEQEGRREQWEETIKRAIEYNIDLERRFHPGADIEALRKEAEELFENMFYLRQFPSGRTLWVGGTDVADSFPIANFNCSFLVMDSFEGFCEQFYLLMIGSGVGFRTMPYDVEKIPSFRTGISLTSKPYLAIQKELRKEFTNLDIEGNRATILVGDSKEGWITALELYFKLLTSFLYKNVEHITVNFDHVRGKGEKLVRFGGTSSGHTSLETMFHKVHKVMMKTNGKLMPIDALDIGNIIAENVVSGGVRRSSEINLASKDDMDIEHAKNNMYYQENGEWKENQDILHRRMSNNSIFYEDKPTREELHENFKNMRFTGERGFVNAKAGRKRREDFAGLNPCAEILLADRGLCNLSTVNMLSFVEDGELQKTKLYRAFELSARLGFRMTLPELEIERWNAQKEKDRLIGCSVTGYFDMVDAVGLTTEEQIDLLRTLKRIVRNTVDEYAKKLGVNPSLLATTVKPEGTLSQLPSVSSGIHRSHSPFFIRRVRISAHDPLAKVVTALGYPILPESGQTWENAATLVVEFPVQSTAKVVKAQVSAIEQLETYKMFQDHYTEHNTSITVTVRSDEWEDVEQWVWEHWDNVVAVSFLPLDDAVYPLMPYEEITEEEYYKRKVEMKPFDASLLNEFEKTQQELDLGSDGCDTGACPVR
- a CDS encoding glycosyl hydrolase, which translates into the protein MNHRKELLLIHHSHTDIGYTDRQEKITRYHVDFIKQAVAICEQIENGGMSEWAGFRWVCENTWQVEQFLANSTSEEQANFRKYVQRGWIDISGTYLNMTELIDIDILTAKLKRGLDAAERAGKRPVSAMTADVNGYAWGYADVMHQQGIRHLFSCIHTHHGMFPFNQKPMAFWWEAPSGQKLLTWVGEHYHFGNVLGCAPQGTTNESLEKAIEAHVRKVEAGLLRYKADLEAQAYSFPFIPLMVSGVMTDNAPPSGEIMAFVAEWNRSHRDTFPARMCSLDEFFELVSAHGSNLPSYRGDWNDWWADGVGSTMNAVKAFRDGQRTYQLAKKLDPEGMWASKLLQQEAEDKLMLYAEHTWGYSSSVSEPWNTLVNDLDLRKTAHAVNGTVAAAENLDRILAGKAEVSISANRDKAFRIINPHDIAVHDVVTIEIEYWEMVDGEPVNDVNVRRRLAVVDEKGNVLPSALNPISRAIEIEVEVGLSPREEKRVQLVLQQTSPAILSERHASMGAEGIRDVELATNTEKATVYELQNEFYHIVFDETTGIQDIVDRKDRTSLLHPQREHAPFAGIYEWTPIETSATDVRRKMGRNRKSVATKRYVSKLCNIEVKTKNKLYVEMLLSFTLEGTKMYQVVLKAYWHVPKLDVMVRFHKDSCWEPENLYIALPFMTGHEEEMWIEKTGCILRPGIDQLPYSNEAFYLIQDGAAYVAPKKTVHIAIKDVPLITLGSLKAKAVTLHESNPKLQNEPLYSWAMNNFWETNFKVDLSGFYEFQYTIWTTHEPIDAEGAIATCKRLNQGLIGYPSA